ATTCCTTCTACTGTAAGCAGTTTCGGAAGATCATTTGCTTTCACAGTTGCCGCAAAACCATTTAAAACAGTATCAAAAGTGAATCCTTGAGTCATCTGTACTTTTTTAATAGCTAACTCTTTTTTAACTTTTGTTTGTTGTGCATTTACATTTGAGCGAACTTCATTTGCCCGGGCATTTGAGAATCTTTGACCTTTGACTTGGCTCATTCCTTGCTCTAGTGCTACAGGCAATTCTGATAAATGAATAATGACCGCAACATCTTGATTGCCTGATACATTTTGTAAGCTTTCGTGAAGAGTTGGACCATCTTTAGACAAGCTTTGCTGTTCAGCGATAGCCGCCTTTAGTTGAATAATACTTTCACTTTGGCTATCTTGCTTGAATGGTTTCGACTCTTCAGCACGAGCACTCGATAATGGAACCAATAGAGAAAGCACCATAACGAAAGCTAGAATACTACTTAGAAACTTCGTAAACTTAAACTTTTTCAAATCACATTTCCCCCTTCAGCTTTTATTGTCACACTTTTCAGTTTAGTGTGATATTTCCAATTTATCATAAAGGGAGTAATTAGAATATCTGGATATTAAAATATTGATAATTAGTATTAGTTTATTAATTACAAATTAAATCTATCTTCCTGGTAATTTAATGAAAAAGCAGGACTTTCGAGTGTGAAATGACATACTATAAGTCATTAATTTTTTCATTGCACCTTATCAAGACAGTAGTTGTAGATACATCAGTGGAAAATAAAAATAGCTGGCGTTTATTTAAAAATAACGCCAGCTATCTTATATAGTAGAAACAAAATATCCAATCAATTGATTTTTATAAAAATACTTATTTTCCATGAATTTCACACTAAAAAGAAGGTGAATTATTCATTTCTTCATATTTAACTGTAGTAAACATACCACCTAAGCCAACTACACCGTTGTTTGTAACGTGATGAGGCATGTGGCAGTGCATTGGCCAAATACCTGGGTTATTCGCTTGGAAGTTAATATCCCAAGTTTCACCAGATGCGACGAGTATAGTGTTTTTATAAATTTGTGTATGAGGGACAATTGGAAAACCATCAGCACCAACTACTTTAAACTGATGTCCATGTAAATGGATGGGGTGGTGGTTCATTTGAATATTACCAAATCGTACTTTAACCGTATCTCCGTATTTTACTAGTAAAGGTTCAGTTAATGGGTAGCAACGGCCGTTGATTGTAAAAAAATTAAAATCAGGTTTAATAAATGTTAAATCATACGTACCTTTTGTTAGATCGCCCCATGCTAAAGCATTTATTGCCCATTCTTGAAGTAAACATAGGTAATCTTTATGGTTTGGTATGTTTACCTCTGACGGATTTTCAACAATAAAGCCACCTAATAACCCCGCATTGTCTTGTATAGAAACATCAACATGGGAATGATACATATACGTGCCTGGAGGATTGACTATTGTAAAATGATAATCAAAATAATATTCAGGTTCTATAAATGGGGAGGGCTCAATTGGGGGGACACCATCCATAGAATTGGGTACGATTAATCCATGCCAATGTACGCTCGTATGGACAGGTAATTGATTAATGACCCTAATACATACTTTATCTCCAGGAAAAACTCGAATTGTTGGTCCTGGTGTAGAGCCGTTATATCCCCATGCTTTGATAAAGATACCATCTACCAATTCCCACGTTATTTCCTCAGCAACTAAAGTAAAAAACTTTACCCCATTTTTTTGAAGTACGTAAGGTAGATCCTCAATACCCGGTGTGATAACCATGATAAAACCCCCTATAAATTCACTTCTTAAAAAAATATATGTTTCGAAGGGGGACTTATTCTTTGGTAACGTAATACAAATCTATTTATGTATATAATTACTACACTAGAAGAAAGAAAAACATTATTTACAAAGATAGTGGAAATAGCTTTAGATTGAGTATAAGTAATGAGCACGATTATGAGTTATGAATTATAGAAAGCACATAGCCTTTATATTAAAGACGTATTAAGGAAACTAAATGTCCTGGATGCTTCTTTCTTTAATTCTAAATAAGGGACAATACGATTTAGGTGGTTTTGATAATTTTATATATAATCAAATGTCCGTTTTATAGGAAGTAAAATATCAATAATGTAGTATTATATAAAAGGAAATAAATGTTGTAAAATACTTTATTTGTAATATATAATTATTGAGTGATCTAATAAAGTATTTATAAATTTATCGGAGGTATTTACATGTCGGACAAAAATTTCGTAGCAACATTATTACTTTGTTTCTTTTTAGGAGGTCTAGGAATTCACCGTTTTTATGTTGGTAAAATCGGTACAGGTATTTTAATGATTTTCACATTAGGTGGGTTCGGAATTTGGACAATAGTTGATTTAGTTATGATTATCGTTGGTAAATTTACTGATAAAGATGGTCATTTAATAAAATCTTAATTGATCTTAATAAGCAAAATTATTGAAATAAAAAAACGATAGGCTCATACATATTATTTTTTAAGCTTGTTGCTTTTATTTATAGCAATACGATAAAAAGAAGGGGGACTTTTCTAAATGTCTACCCTTCTTTATTGTTTATGATGAAGTGAATGGAAACCAAAGCACTTTAGTCATATTGATTAGTAATAATAGCTATCATCCATCATTTCTGTTGCAATCCCAATTACAAATGTAATAATTGCGAAAATAATTGAAATAGCTAAACCAAACAAAGCAAATATTAAAGCAGACTTTGCAGCTTTTGGTTGAGTGTCTTTCCATACAAAATAGATGATAATGCCAAGCAGAGGGAAACAGCATAAGCTGAGTACATTAACCCAAATATTTGGTTTATCATTTTTAGCTACAGTTATTTGGTTGTTAAATTTTAATACGTTGACACCACAATGTATACAAATTTCGGCATTCTCGTTAATGGTAGAACCACAATTAGGACAATACATAATAAAACCCCCTACATAATAAAAATTTCCCTTTTATCATCTTGTTCACCGTGCTGTTTGTTTAGCAATTAGTAAAAGCGTCCGTAGTTAAACCTTAATTATCGGATTACTATTTATACTAGAGCCACATGTGACAGAAGATTTATGACGTAAGGACGTACGCCACATTTAGGGCGAATTTTTACTAAATCAGAAATATGTTCAATTCACAATACATTATGTAATCCTTCGTTTTAGTAACTTGATAATCCAATAATGAACATTGCAATATAGAATAATACGATAATTGCTATGTTAATAAAGAAGAACATTAAAGCTGATTTAGCCGCAACTGGCTTTTCGTTTTTCCAAACAAAGAACATAATTAATCCAACAAGTGGCACACAGCAAAGTGTAATTATGTTAACGCCCCAGTTTGGTTTGTCTTCACCACCTGCGTTTTTTACGCGGACACCACAGTGGATACAAATTTCTGCATGTTCAGAAATATGTTCGCCACAGTTTTTACAATACATAATAGTACCTCCAATATTTTGTTATAGATTTCTCCCAACATATTGACCAAATAAAAAAAATTGGTAACCAATAATGTAGAAAATATAAATAATACCGATTCCACCAGTTAATCCAGTAAGGAACCGTCTACTATTATTACTTGTCCATTTACCAAATAATTGACCTGTACCGTCTATAGCCATTGGTAAAATTAATAAAGCTATAATCCATAAATCAAATATGCCTAAAAGTATGACTAATATTATGGATAAAAGATAACCTACTGCCATACCAGTGCATCTGGCACATAGAGGGAATTTCTTCCCTTTATAATGGAATGAACGGTCCGGTCTTTGATGGCAAAAGAAAAAAACTCGCAATACAAAATTAAAAGTATTTGCCAAATTTGTAAACTCCCTTTGTTATTCTAGCGTATAGTATATAACATAAATAGAATTTTTGGAATATACTTCATAATTTAGATTTTAATATAAAAATTCAATAAATAGCGATAGTATGAGATTTTAGCTGCTTTTGAGTAATGTGCAGAAGTGCATACAATAGGGGGCTTATAGAACTTTTTTGAGCTAGATGATTTACATTTGAATGCCTTGTAACTTGTTACGGAATAACTGAGGATTATGAGAAAAAACCCCTAATTCGTTAATATGACAACGAATTAGGGGGGATGTTTAAAACTTTTAATATTATTGATATCTTTTTATTAGTTTATCTTTATGGCTTATCATAATTTCAGTTAAATCAATTTCGTACTTATCAGCTAAAATAAATAAATTATCAAGAACATCGCCTAGTTCTTCTTTTAAATTCTCAATTTGTTGTTCTTTTGGTAGAGCTTTTTCATCTGGACGATCACGCCCAATTTCAATTGTTCGTATGGCCTTTGAAACTTCACCAACCTCTTCCGTTAAGAAATTGACACGAATAAAAGGGTTTAAGTCGTACCAGCTTCGCTTTTTGTAAAATTCAGTTATCCACTTTTGATATTCAAAAATATTCAATGAAAATCACTCCTTATACTTCTATAATGATAGCATAAAGGAGGAATCGAATTTGAATATTTCAGTTTATTGCGGTGCAAGTCTAGGTAACAATGATTTATACGAAGAGGCAGCAAAAGCACTTGGTAAA
The genomic region above belongs to Lysinibacillus sp. FSL W8-0992 and contains:
- a CDS encoding multicopper oxidase family protein, translated to MVITPGIEDLPYVLQKNGVKFFTLVAEEITWELVDGIFIKAWGYNGSTPGPTIRVFPGDKVCIRVINQLPVHTSVHWHGLIVPNSMDGVPPIEPSPFIEPEYYFDYHFTIVNPPGTYMYHSHVDVSIQDNAGLLGGFIVENPSEVNIPNHKDYLCLLQEWAINALAWGDLTKGTYDLTFIKPDFNFFTINGRCYPLTEPLLVKYGDTVKVRFGNIQMNHHPIHLHGHQFKVVGADGFPIVPHTQIYKNTILVASGETWDINFQANNPGIWPMHCHMPHHVTNNGVVGLGGMFTTVKYEEMNNSPSF
- a CDS encoding TM2 domain-containing protein; translated protein: MSDKNFVATLLLCFFLGGLGIHRFYVGKIGTGILMIFTLGGFGIWTIVDLVMIIVGKFTDKDGHLIKS
- a CDS encoding zinc ribbon domain-containing protein; translated protein: MYCPNCGSTINENAEICIHCGVNVLKFNNQITVAKNDKPNIWVNVLSLCCFPLLGIIIYFVWKDTQPKAAKSALIFALFGLAISIIFAIITFVIGIATEMMDDSYYY
- a CDS encoding zinc-ribbon domain-containing protein — encoded protein: MYCKNCGEHISEHAEICIHCGVRVKNAGGEDKPNWGVNIITLCCVPLVGLIMFFVWKNEKPVAAKSALMFFFINIAIIVLFYIAMFIIGLSSY
- a CDS encoding DUF2085 domain-containing protein; the encoded protein is MANTFNFVLRVFFFCHQRPDRSFHYKGKKFPLCARCTGMAVGYLLSIILVILLGIFDLWIIALLILPMAIDGTGQLFGKWTSNNSRRFLTGLTGGIGIIYIFYIIGYQFFLFGQYVGRNL
- a CDS encoding MazG-like family protein — its product is MNIFEYQKWITEFYKKRSWYDLNPFIRVNFLTEEVGEVSKAIRTIEIGRDRPDEKALPKEQQIENLKEELGDVLDNLFILADKYEIDLTEIMISHKDKLIKRYQ